A single window of Aquarana catesbeiana isolate 2022-GZ linkage group LG10, ASM4218655v1, whole genome shotgun sequence DNA harbors:
- the LOC141109908 gene encoding olfactory receptor 1E5-like, producing MNFSKNPEFIILGLFELPEQQNVLFVVFLIMYLLGVLGNLTIILLIQTDFHLQTPMYFFLGNLSFVDMCYTSSIVPKMLVNILSKNKTITLLDCISQLFFFLCFACTECFLLAVMAYDRFVAVCSPLHYTTIINRKVCVVLVISSWLASALHSLLHSLMASTLRFCGVKEVHHFFCDMGPLLKLACSDISLNKLLIYTEGGLPVLIPLIIVLYSYCCIISSILKIRSADGRYKAFSTCSSHLIVVILFYGTIACMYLRPSSTDSVNYDKALSVVYTVVAPMLNPFIYSLRNKEVKGAMKRLFIKGKNM from the coding sequence ATGAATTTCAGCAAGAATCCAGAATTTATCATCCTTGGGTTATTTGAGCTTCCTGAGCAACAAAATGTACTTTTTGTGGTATTTCTGATTATGTATCTCCTCGGTGTTCTTGGGAATTTAACCATCATTCTCTTGATACAGACCGACTTTCACCTCCAGACTCCCATGTACTTCTTCTTGGGCAACTTGTCCTTCGTTGATATGTGCTACACCTCATCCATTGTCCCAAAGATGCTGGTTAACATTCTATCAAAGAATAAGACTATTACATTGCTGGATTGTATTTCACAATTGTTCTTCTTCCTGTGTTTTGCTTGCACTGAGTGCTTCTTGCTGGCGGTAATGGCGTACGACCGATTTGTGGCTGTTTGCAGCCCACTGCATTACACCACGATCATCAACCGAAAAGTGTGCGTTGTTCTGGTCATTAGTTCCTGGTTGGCTTCAGCTTTGCATTCACTTCTACACAGCTTGATGGCTTCCACCTTGCGTTTTTGTGGTGTTAAAGAGGTCCACCACTTCTTCTGCGACATGGGCCCCTTGTTGAAGCTGGCCTGCTCCGACATTTCTCTCAACAAGCTTTTAATCTATACGGAAGGTGGCCTACCGGTTTTAATCccgctcatcatagtgttgtactcCTATTGCTGCATCATCTCCTCCATTCTTAAAATCCGCTCGGCTGATGGTCGGTACAAGGCCTTCTCCACCTGCTCTTCCCACCTCATAGTGGTCATCTTGTTTTATGGGACCATCGCCTGCATGTACCTGCGTCCGTCTTCCACTGATTCCGTAAATTATGATAAAGCTCTGAGTGTGGTCTACACTGTGGTGGCCCCAATGCTCAACCCCTTCATCTACTCCCTGAGAAATAAGGAGGTGAAAGGGGCCATGAAAAGGTTGTTCATCAAgggaaaaaatatgtga